A stretch of Glandiceps talaboti chromosome 18, keGlaTala1.1, whole genome shotgun sequence DNA encodes these proteins:
- the LOC144449412 gene encoding N-lysine methyltransferase setd6-like, with translation MNNPAKRLKKFDDSCDKKLQTFLQWCQENEFHVNEKVKVGRQDSCSEYGMIAVEDLDEGECLFEIQRHLLLYSDTCKVADILKKGKSDLQSDSGWVPLLLALMYEYTNPQSLWRPYLDLCPDFTVVDQPMFWTREEVLQELASTGIPEAVERDLKNITCEYNTIVVPFMKKFPETWSLEVHTLELYKQMVAFIMAYSFTESSGEDSETAMPVMVPMADILNHVSANNAHLNFDENTLTMVTTRPITKGEEVFNTYGQLPNWQLLHMYGFAEPHQQNLYDTVEINITTLLESAKSLCNEDSGEVSLLQRKWNWLQQLDVLDEDDKIVIDNKGVSGFQLPLILKVLSFDKKDFKVFKKNWQEDSDDDDYEDDNTLTEDDICVMLESRRQLLKLCLQKQLESYNFSYTENQDMMESDKLTCLSRRQKFALHVRLGQQTLLMNIIGYCKSATDR, from the exons ATGAACAATCCTGCAAAAAGACTCAAGAAATTTGATGATTCCTGTGACAAGAAACTTCAAACCTTTCTTCAGTGGTGCCAGGAGAATGAGTTTCATGTCAATGAAAAG GTAAAGGTTGGTAGACAGGATTCATGTTCTGAGTATGGAATGATTGCAGTGGAAGACTTAGACGAAGGGGAGTGTCTGTTTGAAATACAGCGACACTTACTGTTGTATTCTGATACTTGCAAAGTAGCTGATATCCTGAAGAAAG GTAAATCAGATTTACAGAGTGACAGTGGTTGGGTGCCTTTATTACTAGCTTTGATGTATGAATATACAAACCCACAGTCTCTATGGCGACCATATCTTGATTTATGCCCAGATTTTACTGTGGTAGATCAACCTAtgttttggacaag GGAAGAAGTCCTTCAAGAACTGGCCAGCACTGGTATACCTGAGGCAGTTGAAAGGGACttaaaaaatataacatgtgAATATAATACGATAGTGGttccattcatgaaaaaatTCCCTGAGACATGGAG TTTAGAGGTCCACACTTTGGAATTATACAAGCAAATGGTAGCTTTCATAATGGCGTACAGTTTCACTGAAAGCAGTGGAGAGGACAGTGAGACTGCAATGCCAGTTATGGTTCCTATGGCAGATATTTTGAACCATGTATCAGCTAATAATGCACATTTGAACTTTGATGAAAATACACTCACCATGGTAACCACTAGACCAATCACAAAG GGAGAAGAGGTGTTTAATACATATGGTCAACTTCCTAACTGGCAGTTACTTCATATGTATGGCTTTGCAGAGCCACATCAACAGAATCTGTATGACACG GTGGAAATAAATATTACTACTTTATTGGAGTCGGCAAAGTCATTGTGTAATGAAGACAGCGGTGAAGTATCATTGTTACAAAGAAAATGGAATTGGTTACAGCAACTTGATGTCCTTGATGAAGATGATAAAATTGTCATTGATAATAAGGGAGTGTCTGGATTTCAGCTTCCATTAATTCTGAAG GTTCTTTCATTTGACAAGAAGGACTTCAAGGTATTTAAAAAGAATTGGCAAGaagacagtgatgatgatgattatgaagATGATAACACACTGACTGAAG ATGACATTTGTGTGATGTTGGAGTCAAGAAGACAGCTTTTGAAACTTTGCCTACAGAAACAGTTAGAGTCATACAACTTTAGTTATACCGAGAATCAGGATATGATGGAGTCTGACAAACTTACATGTTTGTCACGTCGTCAAAAATTTGCTCTTCACGTCAGACTTGGACAACAAACACTACTCATGAACATTATTGGTTACTGTAAAAGTGCTACAGATAGGTAG